The Besnoitia besnoiti strain Bb-Ger1 chromosome IV, whole genome shotgun sequence genome contains a region encoding:
- a CDS encoding SAG-related sequence (encoded by transcript BESB_052780), translated as MAIIFRRERRRGGLKYKARKLLATCVGGVLLLTSAQAGAEPPQDGFLRQALQENEPPSINQNTATCTLASGSSTVKPTPTELTLSDEQLKATLLCTGENPTRVPKELGNVCQDMRTKIESGESQCKIGEDASSSGSVITLTELLAAGSNATWEDNTSTERETKKSWTLSLVENDLPLTDKYFYVGCEDGVSNRARGNSSCKVPVKILARRSSTKKNVVTCAYGKNSNKAPVEVEMTQEQNTLTVVCGTEGTIHPEKYSSVFCEKEDQELCTKSYSEILPKLNEEWWTEETDKSVKLTIPSTDFPAKDQSFYVGCNPTEGKYRQPALPAEAAAENEASNIKLTKCQVLVTVKASRLPLSGGQGRGMAAAASGAAVLTGLLAGTL; from the coding sequence ATGGCGATAATCTTCCGAAGGgaaaggcggcgcggaggcctcaaATACAAGGCGCGGAAGCTCTTGGCTACGTGCGTGGGTGGTGTTTTGCTGCTCACGAGTGCACAAGCCGGAGCAGAACCGCCTCAGGACGGGTTTTTGAGGCAGGCATTGCAAGAGAATGAGCCGCCATCCATCAACCAAAACACTGCTACATGTACATTGGCTTCTGGCTCTTCAACTGTCAAACCAACTCCTACCGAGCTAACGTTGTCCGACGAACAGCTCAAGGCTACTCTGCTTTGTACAGGCGAGAACCCAACCAGAGTCCCGAAGGAGCTTGGAAACGTCTGTCAAGATATGAGAACCAAAATTGAGTCTGGAGAAAGCCAGTGCAAGATAGGAGAGGACGCCTCAAGCTCAGGCTCAGTAATCACACTCACGGAATTGCTCGCTGCAGGTAGCAATGCGACATGGGAGGATAACACTTCTACAGAACGAGAAACAAAAAAGTCGTGGACTCTGAGTCTCGTCGAGAACGATCTTCCTCTGACTGATAAGTACTTCTACGTCGGGTGTGAGGATGGTGTTTCTAATAGGGCCAGAGGCAATTCGAGTTGCAAGGTACCTGTAAAGATCTTGGCGAGACGTTCATCCACTAAAAAGAACGTTGTCACCTGCGCATACGGGAAGAACAGCAACAAAGCCCCCGTGGAGGTGGAGATGACACAGGAGCAGAATACGCTGACGGTCGTGTGTGGGACGGAAGGTACAATTCACCCGGAAAAGTACTCGAGTGTGTTctgcgagaaagaagaccaGGAACTGTGCACGAAGTCCTACAGCGAAATTCTCCCAAAGCTCAACGAAGAGTGGTGGACAGAGGAAACGGACAAGTCCGTTAAGCTGACAATCCCGTCAACTGATTTCCCTGCTAAGGATCAGTCATTCTACGTCGGCTGCAATCCAACAGAAGGCAAATACCGGCAGCCCGCACTGCCAGCcgaagcagcggcagagaaTGAAGCGTCGAATATTAAGCTGACAAAATGCCAGGTATTGGTGACTGTGAAAGCATCCAGACTACCCTTGTCTGGAGGACAGGGTCGGGGAAtggcagctgcagcctccgGTGCGGCGGTGCTGACCGGGCTCCTTGCAGGCACGTTGTGA
- a CDS encoding hypothetical protein (encoded by transcript BESB_052730): MTETTGKKMTSSAPAPKSSRGFDCMSQIRVFEESVARELKHLKVFQNYQLNPSHVPVITEKVNLHDPNEKIVSHPAYAEIARKVQQHLEPTIKKLSFSETSSQEVGWLVLKELEKGTKWRTDGSTTKLLRPNSELYWNAPHRPCDITNYGELYAKQMHQNMFQKRDRPETETSAS, translated from the exons ATGACGGAGACCACCGGAAAAAAAATGACGTCGAGTGCTCCAGCTCCGAAGTCCAGTCGAGGGTTCGACTGTATGTCTCAAATACGAGTATTTGAGGAAAGTGTAGCAAGAGAATTGAAGCATTTGAAGGTATTCCAAAACTATCAACTGAATCCATCTCATGTCCCGGTCATCACAG AAAAGGTAAACCTTCACGATCCCAATGAGAAGATTGTCTCCCATCCAGCATACGCCGAGATCGCGAGGAAAGTACAGCAGCATTTGGAACCCACCATCAAAAAGCTCAGTTTTTCCGAAACGAGCTCCCAAGAG GTCGGCTGGCTCGTGCTCAAGGAGCTCGAAAAGGGAACGAAGTGGAGAACTGACGGTTCAACAACAAAGCTCCTACGGCCGAACTCGGAGCTCTACTGGAATGCTCCGCATCGCCCCTGCGACATTACGAACTATGGTGAGCTATACGCCAAACAGATGCACCAAAACATGTTCCAAAAGCGAGACAGGCCGGAGACCGAGACTTCGGCAAGCTAG
- a CDS encoding hypothetical protein (encoded by transcript BESB_052740), which yields MLGGQRREGGLVRAVKEAKKLRFSSAELRQLTEETHCFRAQAGERRPVEGGLNAVQLLGLFKLSNAVSYLFADRFSRLFWLHRTQDRGVEIGFEEFVKVLSLWTRGTPHQRLTLLFHLYDRGNKGYVVKDDIVEIMQSLFLCFLKSGVVPFDWNSEEFKAKAAYGILEAWADAAIQQFHGEDNQKLLWYNEFLQWIVHMPGVAETLCVPTDVRTWLYNEDRLGIRA from the exons ATGCTGGGAggtcagcgccgcgagggcggcttAGTACGGGCTGTCAAGGAAGCAAAGAAGCTTCGATTCAGCTCCGCGGAACTGAGACAATTGACTGAGGAAACACACT GTttccgcgcgcaggcgggagaGCGGAGGCCAGTAGAAGGCGGTTTGAACGCCGTCCAGCTATTGGGCCTCTTCAAGCTCAGTAATGCCGTCAGCTACTTGTTCGCTGACAGgttctcgcgcctcttctggTTGCATCGTACTCAAGACAGAGGTGTGGAGATAGGATTCGAGGAGTTCGTAAAAGTTCTGTCCCTTTGGACGCGAG GAACTCCACATCAGCGTCTGACGC TGTTATTCCACCTCTACGACAGAGGCAACAAGGG ATACGTGGTTAAAGATGACATAGTCGAGATCATGCAGTCACTtttcctctgctttctcAAGTCTGGAGTCGTTCCCTTTGACTGGAACAGTGAAGAATTCAAGGCGAA AGCAGCGTATGGAATTCTGGAGGCGTGGGCTGATGCGGCGATACA GCAGTTTCATGGAGAAGATAACCAGAAGCTTCTGTGGTACAATG aaTTTTTGCAGTGGATAGTTCACATGCCTGGTGTCGCGGAGACTCTGTGCGTACCGACGGATGTCCGCACGTGGTTGTACAACGAAGATCGCTTGGGAATAAGGGCGTGA
- a CDS encoding hypothetical protein (encoded by transcript BESB_052710), with protein sequence MVVEQSVNDQRATPHAGKMCGPELLSMHIPGAPAVGGDASHPPRVGNRVRCHTDGFIVLPQRFREDGKRRDPSRPISPASFVPRPSEPPAKPPRFRLGASVLGAVAEEETDPAMPSDQRAFSASFSPYAAISSLYPDVWKVHTASSRAAMTSASSVGAAGAAVSPSAKCHEEKDLGENEQESAEFVRGDRAGPAPAVAPAPVSGGCVPGPSGGEEAAALIEKLSLSPSVPASAPDGGEGDGLVAEEDPTENNGLRLSQPSSGNEAAESRCEHADLFSQGGAESVSCLSAVSQTLEARASMPAGRTRAVTLDSFDAEFRAQAGRKTRADEFPVSPLLTFTLQNLRMQAEQRGPTEEDLTLPPFLSFDLPERALSSVPESEARANSIAVEGRVVQAGEGHAWARSGLGREEGGKEEGMIKSGGSLARLLVWKLAHRAAWELERARRAASGLTRSRHLGFQPRAAGAQRVSGLRRGFQAWAPTPGVSALARGGADRVSASGGSLKRAAVCHSLFLELKGTVYLTGGCGVASAHLWVCARAAAAGWARVALERRRRRGRGMMCVCCGGDCRVPLVGARGEVGPVRSSSDGDGTLTSSPGNLQRKGTVELGEGSGCERACGC encoded by the exons ATGGTTGTCGAACAAAGTGTGAACGACCAACGCGCCACACCTCACGCGGGCAAGATGTGTGGGCCGGAGCTGCTGTCGATGCACATCCCCGGGGCGCCGGCTgtgggcggcgacgcctcccaCCCGCCGCGCGTGGGCAACCGCGTGCGCTGCCACACGGACGGCTTCATCGTCCTGCCGCAGCGCTTCCGCGAAGACGGCAAGCGCCGAGACCCCTCGCGGCCGAtctcgccggcctccttCGTCCCGCGGCCAAGCGAGCCGCCGGCCAAGCCTCCGCG GTTTCGGCTGGGCGCGAGTGTGTTAGGCGcagtcgcggaggaggaaacggACCCTGCGATGCCGTCAGATCAGCGGGCGTTTTCGGCCTCGTTCTCGCCCTACGCGGCGATTTCTTCGCTCTACCCCGACGTGTGGAAGGTACACACGGCgtccagccgcgccgcgatgACCTCTGCGAGCTCCgtaggcgccgcaggcgccgcggtgTCACCGAGCGCCAAGTGCCACGAGGAGAAGGACTTGGGGGAGAACGAGCAGGAGTCGGCGGAGTtcgtgcgcggcgaccgcgccgggcccgcgcctgctgtggcgcccgcgccggtcTCCGGCGGGTGTGTCCCTGGGCCctcaggcggcgaagaggctgcCGCGTTGATCGAGAaactgtctctctcgccttccgtgCCGGCGTCCGCCCCTgatgggggggagggcgacggTCTGGTCGCAGAGGAGGACCCTACAGAGAACAACGGGCTGCGGCTGTCTCAGCCGAGTTCTGGgaacgaggccgcggagagtcGGTGTGAGCACGCGGATCTCTTCAgccagggcggcgccgagagcgtGTCGTGCCTCTCAGCTGTCAGCCAGACGCTGGAGGCGAGAGCCTCTATGCCCGCgggccgcacgcgcgcggtGACTTTGGACTCCTTTGATGCAGAGTTCCGCGCTCAGGCCGGACGGAAGACGCGGGCGGACGAGTTCccggtgtctcctctgctgaCGTTCACGCTGCAGAATCTGAGGATGCAGGCTGAACAGCGCGGGCCAACCGAGGAGGATCTCACGCTGCCGCCATTCCTTTCCTTCGATCTTCCAGAGCGCGCACTGTCCTCCGTaccagagagcgaggcccgGGCGAA TAGCATCGCCGTAGAGGGTCGAGTGGTTCAAGCGGGAGAAGGGCACGCGTGGGCACGGAGTGGGCTggggcgagaggagggaggaaaaGAGGAGGGGATGATCAAGTCCGGGGGCAgtctggcgcggctgctggtTTGGAA ACTCGCACATCGAGCTGCTTGGGAATTGGAAAGGGCCCGAAGAGCGGCCTCAGGTCTCACGCGATCCCGCCACCTCGGCTtccagcctcgcgccgccggtgctCAACGCGTctccggcctccgccgcggcttccagGCCTGGGCACCCACACCGGGGGTTTCAGCTCTCGCGCGGGGCGGGGCGGACCGAGTCTCTGCATCTGGCGGCAGCCTGAAGAGAGCGGCGGTCTGTCACTCTCTTTTTCTGGAGCTCAAAGGCACGGTCTACCTGACAGGCGGTTGTGGGGTGGCGAGCGCACACCTGTGGGTCTGCGCGcgggccgcagctgcaggctggGCACGCGTTGCCTtggagaggcgaagacgtcGCGGGAGGGGGATGATGTGTGTATGCTGTGGCGGCGACTGTCGAGTGCCCCTGGTAGGCGCCCGGGGCGAGGTTGGACCGGTCCGGTCGTCTTCGGATGGGGACGGCACGTTGACGAGTTCGCCGGGGAATCTACAGAGGAAAGGCACGGTCGAGCTCGGGGAGGGGAGTGGCTGCgagcgcgcatgcggctgcTGA
- a CDS encoding hypothetical protein (encoded by transcript BESB_052720): MRSEDPSQAALEEWSSSSSRCQRSGEDTQRGQGFRSAAALPPLRGVWACRVAAEKSVREAREQQREGDAGREQAQEGDEGGGGRDRETTEGAKSPSGRASSSIPASSPVSPSSSCAEQGKRRSEASRNGEEGAGGDSASASSQRETGGADAEDTQQSSDAAGGAGRMTLAAGRGGEQGTGEEVVSAEGASTQDVLCEEGATGTGHSGGGTANIFDTRVPSACAVKGDTEISPPSSLFAASSGGRSSCLCASADSTHFASSSTCSACSLGLSTFAPSSSAPSCAPSLPSPALAPLTGSPSVPASRSSPPAASPISSPSASSPPSNTPTGFRNGDDKEIAKPRKMILLRRGDNRLAPFGLKREAGKDDAPSHASGITADAQGELTQGQDGKGDDGEAAAAGGCGPRVPAGAVKSLEEREREYQELRARIFSSARSRSPASSPNGAASSSFRVAPRKNLTRSHQDRFDPEFMRDLVVPPPSCTSPPRPPSYFAAVGPPFPSRGCPPAVSQAPSGFPGCGGVGGPPAGLPHCPHEFGPVQGPSPFILPGGRPFACSRPQARNLYGGSSSQGSVGLDGRHSRAGGRRDPRADMEGFQGVSPGPAVCEAAQGAVEASGDGGAAQGDGFSHPGVRGFPRFQRPPAVEAGQSGDPDYGATSQFDRQEGRNGFLFPRQDYSFAYPGVPAYPGFLPNPSALPPYAGIPIESTFAGVYVPQANPQAAGGVSPSAAGRCVIGVSAPGHFVPEDAGFPHYPFSYDAQVAMNAGAGWLYPPSAGSVSPATLDGGGRGADPAWQGRVQPFSVPLPPPLREAGVGSSPSRSFASGQEAPGPRGPRTPAFGVFADGRAASHAGGGFTRKPGAVRGARSSGSQISGVL, translated from the exons ATGAGGTCGGAGGACCCTTCGCAGGCGGCTCTGGAAGAAtggtcttcttcttcttcgcgctgtcagcgcagcggagaagacacACAGAGAGGGCAGGGCTTccgctcagcggcggcgcttccaCCGTTGCGCGGCGTGTGGGCATGTCGCGttgcggcggagaagagcgtgcgcgaggcgagggaacagcagagagagggagacgcagggcgTGAGCAGGCGCAAGAAGGTGAtgaggggggaggcgggcgcgacagagagactACCGAGGGTGCAAAGTCGCCTTCGgggcgcgcgtcttcctccatCCCCGCATCGTCTCCCGTGTCACCTTCGAGTTCATGCGCCGAGCAGGGGAAGCGGCGAAGTGAGGCCTCTCGAAatggagaggaaggcgcaggcggagacagcgcgtcggcgagcagTCAACGGGAGACCGGAGgggcggacgcagaggacacgCAGCAAAGTTCGGatgctgctggcggcgcaggcaggaTGACGTTGGCCGCAGGGCGTGGGGGGGAGCAAGGGACAGGAGAGGAGGTGGTGAGCGCAGAAGGGGCGAGCACGCAGGATGTCTTGTGCGAGGAAGGAGCAACAGGCACAGGGCACTCAGGGGGCGGGACGGCAAATATATTCGATACGAGGGTGccaagcgcctgcgccgtgaAAGGCGATACAGAGatctctccgccgtcttctctctttgccgcgtcgtctggcgGGCGCTCTTCTTGTCTCTGTGCTTCCGCGGATTCTACTCACTTTGCTTCTTCCTCAACCTGCTCTGCTTGCTCCCTTGGGCTCTCTACGTTCGCTCCTTCGTCGTCAGCTCCAAGCTGCGCTCCGagcctgccgtcgcctgcgctggcTCCGCTGACGGGTTCGCCCTCcgtgcctgcgtctcgctcttcgcccccTGCAGCGTCTCCCATCTCTTCTCCCTCAGCGTCGTCGCCACCGTCGAATACGCCGACTGGATTCAGAAACGGAGATGACAAAGAGATCGCCAAGCCCAGGAAGATGATTCtcctgcgcagaggagacaatCGTCTAGCGCCTTTCGGCTTGAAGAGAGAGGCTGGCAAGGATGACGCTCCATCACACGCCTCAGGAATCACGGCAGACGCTCAAGGCGAGCTCACTCAGGGCCAAGATGGGAAGGgtgacgacggcgaggctgccgcagcaggcggctgTGGCCCACGCGTGCCTGCAGGAGCCGTGAAGAGTCtcgaagagcgagaaagagag TATCAAGAGCTCCGAGCGCGCAtcttttcttccgcgcggagcaggtcgcctgcgtcgtcgccgaatggtgctgcgtcgtcctccttccgcgtcgcgccgcgcaagaACTTGACGCGCTCGCACCAGGATCGCTTTGATCCGGAGTTCATGCGTGACCTTGTCGTGCCGCCCCCCTCGTGTACTtcccctccgcgtcctccaaGCTACTTTGCCGCGGTAGGCCCGCCATTCCCCTCTCGCGGGTGTCCTCCAGCTGTGTCCCAGGCGCCAAGTGGGTTCCCGGGGTGCGGGGGGGTCGGAGGCCCGCCTGCGGGCCTCCCTCACTGCCCCCATGAGTTTGGCCCTGTGCAGGGGCCTTCGCCGTTTATTCTCCCAGGTGGTCGTCCGTTCGCGTGTTCGCGACCGCAGGCAAGAAACCTCtacggcggcagcagctcgcagGGTTCTGTCGGACTGGACGGGCGCCACTCAAGAGCTGGCGGGCGAAGAGACCCGCGCGCGGACATGGAGGGCTTCCAGGGGGTTAGCCCAGGGCCTGCTGTTTGTGAAGCAGCTCAGGGAGCggtggaggcgagcggagacggtGGCGCGGCGCAAGGAGATGGTTTTTCCCACCCGGGCGTTCGAGGGTTCCCCCGTTTTCAGCGCCCGCCGGCCGTGGAGGCGGGACAAAGCGGCGACCCGGACTACGGTGCCACTTCACAGTTTGATAGACAGGAGGGAAGGAACGGATTTCTTTTTCCACGTCAAGATTACTCGTTCGCGTATCCCGGGGTACCTGCGTACCCCGGGTTCCTGCCGAATCCTAGCGCGTTGCCGCCTTACGCGGGCATTCCCATAGAAAGCACGTTTGCAGGCGTATATGTGCCTCAGGCCAACCCTCAGGCTGCCGGCGGAGTCTCACCTTCTGCGGCAGGGCGGTGTGTTatcggcgtctccgcgccgggaCATTTTGTCCCGGAGGACGCAGGTTTTCCGCACTACCCTTTTTCGTATGACGCTCAGGTGGCCATGAACGCGGGAGCCGGATGGCTCTACCCTCCATCCGCGGGGAGCGTCTCGCCCGCAACGCTTGACGgaggggggcgaggcgcggaccCCGCCTGGCAAGGCCGCGTCCAGCCTTTCTCCGTCCCCCTGCCGCCCCCGCTGCGGGAGGCCGGCGTGGGAagttcgccgtcgcgctcttTCGCTTCTGGGCAGGAGGCCCCGGGGCCGCGTGGCCCGCGCACCCCGGCCTTTGGGGTCTTCGCGGATGGGCGTGCAGCTTCGCACGCCGGGGGCGGTTTCACCAGGAAGCCCGGCGcagtgcgcggcgcgcgttccAGCGGGTCGCAGATTTCTGGGGTGCTGTGA
- a CDS encoding SAG-related sequence (encoded by transcript BESB_052770) encodes MPISVQPETEYRLLAASACECHLQPAPGTHGGVLKLRCGEVGAGELHKGRVTQARDPDDSPSTPTSVAPCTLRDGSVTDSPDVRDLTLSEGKLIATLTFSGESFGAVPDSLKKVCQKQQGGEVPRGEDECEAGGTSLGKPVPLEGIPAPGRDYATKFFEREDLSVCFKLYSEIIPNFGGAWWTAQDAIAGVTLTIHYTHFPFEDTSLYVGCKPITTTVQQSSDSRAASAASEKNDGKPTTCKVVVTVKASGLFLTGGQGLGTAAAASGADVLTGLLGGSL; translated from the exons ATGCCGATCTCTGTGCAGCCTGAGACAGAGTACCGCTTgcttgccgcctccgcttgTGAATGCCACCTCCAGCCTGCGCCTGGCACACAC GGAGGAGTTTTGAAGCTGAGATGTGGAGAAGTAGGGGCAGGTGAATTGCATAAGGGACGCGTGACGCAAGCAAGAGATCCTGATGACTCGCCATCCACCCCCACTAGTGTTGCACCGTGCACACTGCGGGACGGTTCGGTAACTGATTCCCCTGATGTAAGGGACCTGACCTTATCCGAGGGGAAACTCATCGCAACCCTAACATTTTCGGGCGAGAGTTTCGGCGCGGTGCCGGATAGTCTCAAGAAAGTTTGTCAAAAAcagcagggcggcgaagTGCCCAGAGGTGAGGACGAGTGCGAGGCCGGGGGCACCAGCTTGGGCAAGCCCGTCCCCCTCGAGGGCATTCCTGCACCAGGCA GAGATTACGCTACCAAGTTCTTTGAGAGAGAAGACCTGAGTGTGTGCTTCAAGCTGTATTCCGAGATAATTCCCAACTTTGGGGGTGCCTGGTGGACCGCACAAGATGCTATAGCGGGTGTGACGCTGACAATCCACTATACTCATTTTCCGTTTGAGGACACATCACTCTACGTTGGCTGTAAACCCATCACGACCACAGTTCAACAGTCTTCggactcgcgcgcagcttcgGCGGCAAGCGAGAAGAACGATGGCAAGCCGACGACATGCAAGGTGGTGGTGACTGTGAAGGCATCAGGATTGTTCTTGACGGGGGGCCAGGGTCTGGGaacggcagctgcagcctccggcgcggaTGTGTTGACGGGTCTCCTTGGTGGTTCCCTTTGA
- a CDS encoding SAG-related sequence (encoded by transcript BESB_052760), whose translation MGGVLLAANGQASEVASVSKFTKQAQGDFGLPVILANTATCSPTGPAAAAAAGPTNLTLSENRLKITLACAAENAQAVPKDLTEVCQEQITGVREAGEKCKIGEKTSGKPVSLASVLAAGSEATWQPNASREGNPGHSWTLSLRKEELPLVDKSFYVGCVKSPDGGASQCKVTVDVLARRSSAENNIVTCAYGANSNDAVVSVEMTQKHNTLKIVCGKEGAVHQNDYASKYCENGDMKECTKPYSDIISNFVETWWTKVDDKDNSVKLTIPPTEFPTQDQSFYFGCARTEGNAQQAGGSLEAQAASGEQEAKTKTCKVLVTVKASDSSLSGGPLLGMTAAASGVAVLAGLVAGTL comes from the coding sequence ATGGGGGGAGTTCTATTGGCAGCGAATGGACAAGCCAGTGAAGTCGCATCCGTGTCAAAATTTACTAAGCAAGCACAGGGGGATTTCGGTTTACCAGTCATCTTGGCAAATACTGCTACATGCAGTCCGACAggccctgcagcagctgccgccgcgggcccAACCAACCTGACGCTGTCCGAGAACCGGCTCAAGATTACTCTGGCATGTGCCGCAGAAAACGCCCAGGCGGTCCCAAAGGATCTCACGGAGGTCTGTCAAGAACAGATTACAGGCGTGAGAGAGGCTGGTGAAAAGTGCAAAATCGGGGAAAAAACGTCAGGCAAACCAGTGTCATTGGCATCcgtcctcgcggcgggcAGTGAAGCGACCTGGCAGCCAAACGCTTCTCGTGAGGGAAACCCAGGACACTCGTGGACGCTGAGCCTGCGCAAAGAGGAACTGCCTCTAGTTGATAAGAGCTTCTACGTCGGTTGTGTGAAGTCCCCGGACGGTGGAGCCTCGCAGTGCAAAGTCACCGTCGATGTCTTGGCAAGACGTTCATCCGCCGAAAACAACATTGTCACCTGCGCCTACGGGGCGAACAGCAATGATGCCGTCGTGTCTGTGGAGATGACGCAGAAGCACAACACACTGAAGATAGTGTGTGGGAAGGAAGGCGCGGTCCACCAGAACGATTACGCTTCTAAGTATTGCGAGAACGGAGACATGAAGGAGTGCACCAAACCCTACAGTGATATTATATCTAACTTTGTAGAAACATGGTGGACGAAGGTTGATGATAAGGACAACTCCGTGAAGTTGACAATTCCTCCTACTGAGTTTCCCACCCAGGACCAGTCGTTCTATTTTGGCTGCGCACGCACGGAAGGCAACGCCCAACAGGCGGGGGGCTCACTCGAAGCGCAGGCAGCAAGCGGCGAGCAGGAGGCTAAGACGAAAACATGCAAGGTTCTGGTGACTGTGAAAGCATCCGATTCGTCTCTGTCGGGAGGACCACTTCTGGGAATGacagctgcagcctccgGCGTGGCTGTGTTGGCAGGACTTGTTGCTGGCACCTTGTGA
- a CDS encoding SAG-related sequence (encoded by transcript BESB_052750), producing the protein MARSIRTEWRRGGLKSKACKLLAVCVGGVLVLRSGQVGAHESQEGLLRRTLQDEKGSQTLLNAAACKLDESVGPPKPIELTLSTDQLTASLVCSGSNVAAVPENLEKVCQEQPSGKIQESKDECRVGPSSMGRPVPLAEILAPDSRASWNKINTAEEQQNETWTLKLQKENLPLRDKTFYVGCQKKNGDNNSMCKLPIHILARASSAENNVVTCAYGAQSNEAPVKVEMTQEQNSLTLLCGKEGSIEPSEYTTKYCETDGLKECTKPYSEILPKFSEAWWTTVEGKDNSAKLAIPSTDFPTEDKSFYLGCTPAETNNAESQEELGVAAAAEASGAKKTTCKVLVSVKAPGSSLSSGPGVGMAAAASGAAVLTGLIAGAF; encoded by the coding sequence ATGGCGAGGAGCATTCGTACGgagtggcggcgcgggggcctCAAGTCCAAGGCCTGTAAGCTCTTGGCTGTGTGCGTGGGAGGCGTTTTGGTGCTCAGGAGCGGACAAGTCGGAGCACACGAGTCTCAGGAgggtcttctgcggcggacACTGCAGGATGAAAAAGGTTCACAGACTCTGCTGAACGCCGCAGCATGTAAACTCGACGAGTCGGTAGGGCCCCCCAAGCCCATCGAGCTCACGCTCTCCACAGACCAGCTCACAGCTTCTCTTGTATGCTCGGGCTCAAACGTCGCAGCAGTACCGGAGAATCTCGAGAAAGTTTGTCAAGAGCAGCCAAGCGGGAAAATTCAGGAAAGCAAGGACGAGTGTCGGGTCGGACCTAGCAGCATGGGCAGGCCTGTTCCCCTCGCGGAAATTCTCGCCCCCGACAGCAGGGCATCCTGGAACAAGATCAATACCGCAGAAGAGCAGCAAAACGAGACGTGGACACTGAAATTACAAAAAGAAAATCTTCCTCTTCGAGACAAAACATTCTATGTGGGGTGCCAAAAGAAGAACGGGGACAATAACTCAATGTGCAAGCTGCCCATACATATACTGGCGAGGGCTTCCAGTGCTGAAAACAATGTTGTCACCTGCGCTTACGGTGCGCAAAGCAATGAAGCCCCCGTGAAAGTGGAGATGACACAAGAGCAGAACTCACTGACCCTGCTATGTGGGAAAGAAGGATCTATTGAGCCCAGCGAGTACACAACCAAGTATTGCGAGACCGACGGCCTGAAGGAGTGCACGAAGCCCTACAGTGAGATTCTCCCTAAATTCAGCGAAGCGTGGTGGACAACAGTGGAGGGGAAGGACAACTCCGCGAAGTTGGCGATCCCATCAACCGACTTCCCAACTGAGGATAAGTCGTTCTATCTGGGCTGTACTCCAGCTGAAACCAACAATGCTGAATCCCAAGAGGAGCTTGGAgttgcggcagcggctgaagCGTCGGGCGCTAAGAAGACGACGTGCAAGGTGTTGGTGAGTGTCAAGGCACCAGGCTCATCGTTGTCGTCTGGACCAGGTGTGGGGAtggcagctgcagcctccggcgcggctgTGTTGACAGGGCTTATTGCTGGCGCCTTCTGA